The Clostridium aceticum genomic interval AATTCGACATCTTCTTTTCAGGGCCAGCCTTTAGAGCAGGAAGATATGGAAGTGCATGCGGACATATTTCTAAAGCTGTTAAGGAAAAATTTGGCGTACCAGTAGTTAGTTCTATGAATGATGAAAACCCTGGCGTCGAGATGTTTAAAAAGGAAATGTATATCTTCAAAGGTGGTGCCAGTGCGGCAGCCATGAGAAAAGATGTAAAAGCAATGGCGGATTTTGGCAAGAAGATCTTAACAGGAGAAGAACTTTTATCTGCTGAAGAAGAAGGGTATTATGGCAGAGGGGAAAGACATCAAAAATGGTTAAACCCTGCAGTGCCAGCTACTGAAAGAGTTATAGACATGTTACTTAAAAAGATTAATGGGGAACCTTTCCAAACAGAGCTTCCAATTCCTCCATCTGACTTAGTAGCTATTGCAGAATCTATTAAAGACTTAAAAAATGCTAAAATTGCTATAGCGACAACTGGTGGAATTGTACCGGTAGAAAATCCTGATAGAATCCAGTCAGCTTCAGCTACAAGATGGGGTAAATACGATGTAACTGGTATGGAAAGATTAGAAGCAGGAGTATTTAAAACCATCCATGCAGGATTCGACCCAGCAGCAGCGGATGCAGACCCTAATGTAATCGTTCCACTAGATGCATTAAGAGCTTATGAAAAAGAAGGAAAAATTGGTTCTGTTCATAACTATTTCTATACAACCGTTGGAACAGGAACAACTCAGGGAGAAGCAGCAAGAATGGGTAGAGAAATTGTAGAGGATCTTAGAGCAGCTGGTGTGGATGCTGTTATCATGACCTCCACATGAGGTACCTGTACACGTTGCGGTGCAACGATGGTAAAAGAAATTGAAAAAGCAGGTATCACCATTGTACAAATGGCAAATCTAATTCCAGTTGCTAAAACTGTTGGAGCCAATAGAATGGTACCAACCATTTCTATTCCATATCCTTTGGGTCATCCAGAAACAACAAAAGAAGAGCAATGGAAACTACGTTATCATAGAGTAGGGGTTGCTTTAGAATCACTAGAAACCGATATTCAAGAACAAACAGTATTTAAAGTGAAAATCTAAAAAAACTAAAAAAACTGAATACACTCTATGATAAAAGGAGCTAACCATATGCAAGAAATGAAAAAAAATAATACGGTGTTTCATATCTCGCTGGTGGTTGTGTTTGCCATCGTTTTCTGGGGAATATTTTCCCCAGAAAACTTTGAAAGCACAGCAAATGGATTTTATGAATTTGTTGTTGGAAGCTTTAGCTGGATGTACTTGTTATCAATGCTATCATTTGTAGCCTTTGCTGGATTTTTAGCCTTCAGTAAGTATGGAAAGATCAAACTAGGTCCAGATGATTCCGTGCCAGAATACAGCAATACCTCGTGGTTTGCTATGTTATTTGGAGCAGGTATGGGGATCGGACTGGTATTCTGGGGAGTAGCAGAGCCATTAAACCACTTTGTGAACCCACCTTTTGGTCTAACAGGAGGAACAGCTGAAGCAGCAAACTTTTCCATGAAGACTTCTTTCCTACACTGGGGCTTTCATCCATGGGCCAACTACAGTATCTTTGGACTAGCACTCGCTTATTTTCAATTTAGAAAAAACAAGCCAGGTTTAATTAGTAGTGTATTTATTCCACTATTAGGAGAGGAAAGAATCAATGGGCCAATAGGGAAAACGATAGATATTTTAGCGATATTTGCAACCATTGCAGGGGTGGCTACTTCACTGGGCTTAGGAACACTGCAAATTAATGGTGGATTAAACTTCTTATTTGGTATACCCAACACTACTTTAGTAAATGTCATTATTATTGCTGTCGTAACATTTGTCTATATATGGACGGCGGTAACAGGAATTGAAAAAGGAATTAAACTTTTATCAGACATTAATCTTATTGCAGCTATTGCCATACTAGGGCTATCTATTATTGTAGGGCCTACCGTTAAAATGATTAACATATTCCTTAATGGAACAGGACTATATATCACAGATTTTATTCGAGACAGTTTTCGTATTGAAGCCTTCGGAGACAACAGCTGGACTGGAGGTTGGACAGTATTCTACTGGGCTTGGTGGATTGCCTGGGCACCCTTCGTAGGTACATTTATAGCTCGTATTTCAAAAGGAAGAACGATTAGAGAGTTTGTTATAGGTGTAATCGTAGCACCATCTTTAGCATCCTTTGTATGGTTTGCTACCTTTGGAACGCTAGGAATGAACTTAGGAATGGATGTAGCATCAGAAGCAATACAAACTACAGAGACAGCACTATTTGTAGTAATGAAACACTACCCATTAGGCAGTATTATTTCTCTTGTTGCAGTATTCTTGCTATGTACCTTCTTTATTACATCAGCAAATTCAGCAACCTTTGTATTAGGCATGATGTCTTCAAATGGAGATTTAAATCCAAGCAATTCAAAGAAGATTATATGGGGATTAGTACAGTCTTTATTGGCGGTATCTTTACTGCTGGCTGGTGGTCTTACTACACTACAGATAGGTTCTATCGCAGCAGCATTCCCCTTTGTTATTGTAATGATTCTTTCCATGGTTTCTTTAATGAAGGCATTGAAAAGTGATGAAAAGTTTGATTAAAAAACAAGCATCCTGGCTAAATCAGGATGCTTGTTTTGTTGCACTTATTTAAAGCTCCGCCGTAGGCTTCGATTGTTTTTTTGATATACAGAAGCGTCTTATCTACCGCCACATCAATACTATAATCTACTTGGTTTTTAAGAACTCTAGTAAACATACCTTGGTAAATAACTAAAGTCATTTCATTCACCTCGTCTAAGTACTCATCTTGAAGGAAACCATCCTTAGCACAAGTTTTTAGTAAGGGCAAGTTTCTTTCAGGGATATTTTGCTTTAGCAGCATAGGAAGAAGTTCTTCCGGCTGTTCTCCCAGTTCCTCTGGAAAAATATTGTAATACTCCTTGATTGAATCCCTTAAAGAATCACAAAACTTTTCGAAAAAGATCAGTTGATAGATTTTAGGATTATTGTAGGAGTGGGTACAAAAACATTTCCAAATTCGTAGGTACTTATCCAGAGAATCCTCAGCGCCCTTTATATATTCCGGCAATTCAATAGCATATTCCTTTAAATACTTCATAGAAGCGAAGAAAATCAGATGATCTAGATTTTCAAAGTAATTATACATTGTAGCACTGTTGTACCCTGCTAGATCCGCTACTTTTCTAACCGTAATAGCTTCTATGCCTTCCTCTTCTATAACTTTATTGGTTGCTTCAATAAAATAACTCATAATTCGTCTTTTTTGTATTTCTTTTTTATCTATCATTTATCATCTACCCCATATCTTTTATATTATCTATATAGTTTCCCCTTATAGGATTATTATAGCACATGAAAAAGAATAAGTGTTAAAATATAAACAAGTATAGAAAAATACAATGAATATAAGTAAGTAAATAATAAAAATGCTATAAATGAGGACTTTCATATTAAAGAAGATAAAAAATAAAGGAATTTAGAAGATTTTGGAGAATATTAAATAAAATGGATACCTAAGATTATTATAAAAAATGAAGGTGAAGAATTATGAAGGAAAAAGTAAGAGAATTAAGGGAATTACCACAAGAAATAAAACATAACTATTTCAACGTTTTATTTACTATGGCAAATATAGATGAAAAAATAAATCCTTTGGAGTTGGCAGAGCTTTATAGGTTTATGGCTAAGATGCAATTAGAAAAGGAAGAAAGAAAAGTACTGCTAAAGCAACTATATAAATCAGAAAACAATTTAGAAAATTTATGTAAAAATCTCTATAGGGGATTGAATGAACAAGAAAAAAATATTGTTCGGTTTTCTTTAATAAGAGATTTGATGCTTTTAATGAAAAGTGATTACTACGAGGCGCAAGAGGAAACAGATCTTTTTAACCAGATTAAGGTGTTGCTGAATATAACAGAGGAGCATATGGTATGGTTTAATGAGGAAAAGGCTCTTTATCAAGATACCTCAAATAAACCTTTAAGCTATGAGGGGATAGAAGAGACAGTTTTAATGGCTACTGCTATTGGGGTTCCCTTAACTACCTTCTTATTTAGCGACAGCTTTAAAAAAAATCCTTTTCTATTGAAAAAGTCTTCCCATAAAAGAAGGCTAAGGACTGATTTACTACGGTCTATAGCGATAGGAGGAGTATCTTATCATTCCTTAAAATGGTGGTTGAGGAGAAGAAAAAAGAAGTCAATGTCTTTGCAGCAGTGCATGATTGAAGAAGTTGAAAAGCTTCAGGAAAGGGCTAAAAGATATATGGCACTAGATCTGCAGCATCTGCAGCAGAGTTTACAATGGGCAGAAGAAAATTTTATAGATATGGAGCTTCAAAGGGAGACGATTATTCTGCTTAAAAAGAGCTTAGCAGTTCTTCATAACACGAAACCTCAAGAGTTATAAATGAGACTCCTGCTTCATTGGAGTCTTTTTCAAGTCTAATTCTATAGAAAAGATTTTTCTCAAATTTGATAGTAGTATGGAAAGGAAAAAAAAGTTTTTTGTGGAATATAAATAGTAAGATGTAGCTATAGGCCTTAGCTTCAGAGGTTACTGACATAATTTCATATTTTAAAATGTATATTTGAGTATATAGAATATAGTAGATGTTACTAAAAGTAGTTTTTGATAAAATTTTAACAGCAGGGTAAATCAATAGAAAATGACTGGAGGTAAAAGCTGTGAAAATAGGAATTCCCCAGAGTTTGCTTTATGCTTACTACTATCCTTTCTGGAAGACTTATTTTGAAGAATTAGGTTTGGAAGTAGTAACTACTTCCCCTACAACAAAGGCGATTATTGATCAAGGGGTAAAGGCTTCTGTACCAGAAATTTGTGTACCTATCAAGGTATATATTGGGCATGTAATAACACTGCTTGAAGAAGAGGTTGATTACATTTTTGTACCAAGATTCGTCTCTATAAAAAAAGGTCAGTTTTTTTGCCCAAAATTTATGGGGCTTCCAGATATGATCCGACATTCGATAGAAGGTATTGAAGAAAAGCTGATCATGCCTTTTGTTGATACAAAAAGTGACAATATAGCTGCTGCCTTTAAAAATAATATTTTCGGAGATAAGCTTTCTCTAAGTCCTAGACAAAATAAACAGGCCTTAGAGAGAGCAGAAAAAGTATGGCTTGAATTTAGAGAATATAGTAAGAAGGGTTACTCTATACTAGAGGCTTGTAGTCTTGCACTAGATAATCATCCCAAGCAGCAGATAGAACTATTAAACAAAGAAAAAACGGATGTAACGATAGGCCTATTGGGCTATGTATATAATATATATGACCCTTTTATCAGTATGGATATATTAGAAAAGCTAAGGAAGATGGGGGTTAGGATTAAGACTTTTGAGATGCTGGAGGAAAAGGATATAGAAAACCAGCTGAGATCTATGTCAAAAACTCTATTTTGGACCTTTAGTGATAAACTTTTAGCAGCAGGGTATCACTTTTACAACGACGAGGAAGTAGATGGTTTAATCCATGTGACAGCCTTTGGATGTGGTCCAGACTCTTTATTAGGAAAACTATTAGAGCTTGACTCTTCCCTCTATAAAAAGCCCTTTATGACAGTAAGAGTTGATGAACATTCAGGTGAAAATCATCTTCAAACAAGAATAGAGGCTTTTGTAGATATGCTTAAGAGAAAAAAATTAAAAGTACAAAGGGGTGCGTAAAGATGAAGGTATCTTTCCCCTATATGGGAACGACAGTGGTGTACAAAAAGCTTTTAGAATTATTAGGACATGAAGTCATCATGCCTCCAAAACCTAGTCAGAAAACCATTAACTTAGGTGTAAAGTATAGTCCAGAATTTGCATGTTTCCCATTGAAAGTCATTATGGGTAGTTATATAGAGGCGATAGAAAAGGGTGCAGAAGTGATTATTACCTCGGGAGGACACGGACCCTGTAGAGCTGGATTTTATGAGAGGGTACACAGTCGTATTTTAGAAGAGGAAAATTATCCTGCAGAGTTTATTGTCTTTGATTCTATGTTTAGAGACACTAAAATGTTTTTTCGCAATCTTGTACGCTTGAAGGGAGAAAGTTCTTGGTATAAACTTATGAAATCGTTTTTACTGGTTTATGATATGATCAAAAAGTTAGATATATTAGAGAAAAAAGTACAGCAAATTAGAGCCTATGAATTGAAAAAAGGAGAGACCACTAGAGTGTGGGAAAAAATCCAACACCTCTTTGACCAAGCCTATAGTAAAAGGATGATAGAAGATGCTTTCCAAAAAGGGGAACTGATGTTGAAAGAAATAAAGCAGGTACCTGTAAGGGAAGAAAATAGAATAAGGATAGGAATTGTAGGAGAAATCTATGTGGTTATGGAAGCCTCTATTAATATGAAGCTTGAAGAATTATTAGGCTCATTAGGGGCAGAGGTAGAACGTTCTCAATATCTTTCCCAATGGATTAACTACAATGCTTTGCCTGAGTTTATAAACCATAGCCACGAAACTGAAATTTTAAAAAAGGGAGAAAAATATATTCCTATTCCAATAGGAGGACATGCGCAACAAACTGTAGGGCATATTGTGGACTATAGCGAGAGAGGTTTTGATGGTGTTGTTCATCTGATGCCTTTTGGCTGTTTGCCAGAACTGGTTTCACAAAGTATTGTTCCTAAAATTACGGCTGAATTAAATATTCCAGTGCTAACACTATCTATTGATGAACAAACTGGTACAGCCAATAACTTAACAAGAATTGAAGCATTCCTTGACCTGATAAAGGGAAAGAGAAGAAAAAAAATATCGTAGGGAGATGAATAGGGTGCAAGAGGTCTATTTAGGAATAGATGTAGGATCAGTTAGTACAAACATCGTTGTTATCGACAATGACTATGAAGTTTTGCATAGTCAATATATTCGAACAAATGGGCAGCCTCTAGATTCTGTACAAAAGGGGTTAATAGAATTAAGAAAAAATCTACCCAACAATATTCAAGTACGAGGTGTTGGGACAACTGGCAGTGGCCGACAGTTGGTGGGAGTAATGGTGGGGGCAGATGTAGTGAAAAATGAAATAACTGCACATGCTACTGCTACAGCCCATGTAGTGCCTGATGTAAAGACAATTTTTGAAATTGGTGGGCAGGATTCCAAAATTATTATTATAGAAAATCAGATGGTTATAGATTTTGCCATGAACACAGTTTGTGCAGCTGGAACAGGTTCTTTCTTAGACCACCAGGCAGAAAGGCTAGGAATTCCTATAGAACAGTTTGGTGATATGGCATTGATGGCAGAAAGAGATGTAAGGATTGC includes:
- the grdH gene encoding betaine reductase selenoprotein B, which gives rise to MKKKAILYLNQFFGQIGGEELADHAPEIREGLVGPAMELDKQLGDIAEITHTIICGDNFMGSRQEEAVEAILGFLADKEFDIFFSGPAFRAGRYGSACGHISKAVKEKFGVPVVSSMNDENPGVEMFKKEMYIFKGGASAAAMRKDVKAMADFGKKILTGEELLSAEEEGYYGRGERHQKWLNPAVPATERVIDMLLKKINGEPFQTELPIPPSDLVAIAESIKDLKNAKIAIATTGGIVPVENPDRIQSASATRWGKYDVTGMERLEAGVFKTIHAGFDPAAADADPNVIVPLDALRAYEKEGKIGSVHNYFYTTVGTGTTQGEAARMGREIVEDLRAAGVDAVIMTSTUGTCTRCGATMVKEIEKAGITIVQMANLIPVAKTVGANRMVPTISIPYPLGHPETTKEEQWKLRYHRVGVALESLETDIQEQTVFKVKI
- a CDS encoding glycine betaine uptake BCCT transporter; translation: MQEMKKNNTVFHISLVVVFAIVFWGIFSPENFESTANGFYEFVVGSFSWMYLLSMLSFVAFAGFLAFSKYGKIKLGPDDSVPEYSNTSWFAMLFGAGMGIGLVFWGVAEPLNHFVNPPFGLTGGTAEAANFSMKTSFLHWGFHPWANYSIFGLALAYFQFRKNKPGLISSVFIPLLGEERINGPIGKTIDILAIFATIAGVATSLGLGTLQINGGLNFLFGIPNTTLVNVIIIAVVTFVYIWTAVTGIEKGIKLLSDINLIAAIAILGLSIIVGPTVKMINIFLNGTGLYITDFIRDSFRIEAFGDNSWTGGWTVFYWAWWIAWAPFVGTFIARISKGRTIREFVIGVIVAPSLASFVWFATFGTLGMNLGMDVASEAIQTTETALFVVMKHYPLGSIISLVAVFLLCTFFITSANSATFVLGMMSSNGDLNPSNSKKIIWGLVQSLLAVSLLLAGGLTTLQIGSIAAAFPFVIVMILSMVSLMKALKSDEKFD
- a CDS encoding TetR/AcrR family transcriptional regulator, with the protein product MIDKKEIQKRRIMSYFIEATNKVIEEEGIEAITVRKVADLAGYNSATMYNYFENLDHLIFFASMKYLKEYAIELPEYIKGAEDSLDKYLRIWKCFCTHSYNNPKIYQLIFFEKFCDSLRDSIKEYYNIFPEELGEQPEELLPMLLKQNIPERNLPLLKTCAKDGFLQDEYLDEVNEMTLVIYQGMFTRVLKNQVDYSIDVAVDKTLLYIKKTIEAYGGALNKCNKTSILI
- a CDS encoding acyl-CoA dehydratase activase-related protein; the protein is MKIGIPQSLLYAYYYPFWKTYFEELGLEVVTTSPTTKAIIDQGVKASVPEICVPIKVYIGHVITLLEEEVDYIFVPRFVSIKKGQFFCPKFMGLPDMIRHSIEGIEEKLIMPFVDTKSDNIAAAFKNNIFGDKLSLSPRQNKQALERAEKVWLEFREYSKKGYSILEACSLALDNHPKQQIELLNKEKTDVTIGLLGYVYNIYDPFISMDILEKLRKMGVRIKTFEMLEEKDIENQLRSMSKTLFWTFSDKLLAAGYHFYNDEEVDGLIHVTAFGCGPDSLLGKLLELDSSLYKKPFMTVRVDEHSGENHLQTRIEAFVDMLKRKKLKVQRGA
- a CDS encoding 2-hydroxyacyl-CoA dehydratase; this encodes MKVSFPYMGTTVVYKKLLELLGHEVIMPPKPSQKTINLGVKYSPEFACFPLKVIMGSYIEAIEKGAEVIITSGGHGPCRAGFYERVHSRILEEENYPAEFIVFDSMFRDTKMFFRNLVRLKGESSWYKLMKSFLLVYDMIKKLDILEKKVQQIRAYELKKGETTRVWEKIQHLFDQAYSKRMIEDAFQKGELMLKEIKQVPVREENRIRIGIVGEIYVVMEASINMKLEELLGSLGAEVERSQYLSQWINYNALPEFINHSHETEILKKGEKYIPIPIGGHAQQTVGHIVDYSERGFDGVVHLMPFGCLPELVSQSIVPKITAELNIPVLTLSIDEQTGTANNLTRIEAFLDLIKGKRRKKIS
- a CDS encoding acyl-CoA dehydratase activase, whose protein sequence is MNRVQEVYLGIDVGSVSTNIVVIDNDYEVLHSQYIRTNGQPLDSVQKGLIELRKNLPNNIQVRGVGTTGSGRQLVGVMVGADVVKNEITAHATATAHVVPDVKTIFEIGGQDSKIIIIENQMVIDFAMNTVCAAGTGSFLDHQAERLGIPIEQFGDMALMAERDVRIAGRCTVFAESDMIAKQQFGFSKSEIIKGLCEALVRNYINNLGRGKKLEPPYVFQGGVAANKGIKTAFEKEIGHEVIIPKHFNIMGALGSAILAKEQIEETQAPSNFRGFEAAELDFKPSTFECGSCSNNCEVIKVELDRQVVAMWGDRCGKWTNSL